GCTGCGCGGCACGCCCGCGCAAGCCCAGGCCCTGGCGCACGAACAAGCGGCGCAGCTGCTGCGACCAGGGCAGCGGCAGGCCCTCGCCAGGCTGCCACTCGAGGCGCGCTTTGTCTTGCAACTCTGAGGTCTGTGCGCCGGGGCATGCGCCCATGGAAAAGGGCGGCCGAGGCCGCCCTTCCCTTCTTCTTGACCGGCCGCGCGCTCAGCGCGAGGCCATCACCCCGCTCTCATCCGAGAGCACGATCTCAACCCGCCGGTTCTGCTGGCGGCCGGCAGCGTTGTCATTGCTGGCGACCGGGTGGGTCTCACCCATGGCCTGGCTCACCACGCGGCCGGGTTCCACCCCCAGAGCCAGCAAGGCGCTGCGCACCGACTCGGCGCGGCGGCCGGACAGCGACGCATTGCTGCTGGAACTGCCGACGCTGTCGGCATAACCTTCCACCCGCACGCGACGCTCGGGATAGGCCTTCAGAAAGACCGACAGACGCTCCAGGTCCCGCTGGGCACCGCTCTTGAGCTCGGCGCGGTTGTTGTCGAACAGCACATCACCGATGGTGATGACCAGACCGCGCTCGGTCTGCTTGGCATGCAGCTCGCGGATCTGGGTCTCCAGCTGGTAGGTGCGGATGCGTGCCTGCTCGGCCTGGTTCTGCGCCTGCAGCTGGACGGCGACCGTCTGCGCCTGGGCGTTCAGGTTGTTCTGCTGCGACTGCGCCGCCTGGGCCTGGGCGATGCCGGCGGCTTGACCCGCGCGATCGGCCTCTTGCGTGCGGGCCTGCAGGCGGATCTGGTCGCGCTGGGCATTGGCGCTGCTCACCGCCGCCTCGGCCAGCTTCTGGCGCGTGGTCTCCTGGGCGATGGCGACCTGCTGCTGGGCCAGGAAGGCCAGGTGATCGACCTTGGCGCTCGCGTCCTGCGCGGCCCAGGCGCTGTTGGCACGGTCCAGGGCTTCGCGGGCCAGCTTCATCTCGCTGGCGGCATGGGCGGCCGTCTGCGGGTCGGCCTGGGCGCTGCGGTAATCGCTGCGCGCCCGGTCGAGCTGGAGGTTGTCGCTGGGCAGGCTGCTGCAGCCCAGCAGGCTGGCCGAGACGGCCAGCAAGGCCGCACTGACCAGGGACAGGGAATGGATGCGACGGGGAGATTTCATGGCGGGGGTGTCCTTGTGGTTGAGTGCTTGCGCACGGCGAGCTCGGGAATGGCCTGCGCTCAAGGCTTCTTGCGA
This region of Paucibacter aquatile genomic DNA includes:
- a CDS encoding OmpA family protein produces the protein MKSPRRIHSLSLVSAALLAVSASLLGCSSLPSDNLQLDRARSDYRSAQADPQTAAHAASEMKLAREALDRANSAWAAQDASAKVDHLAFLAQQQVAIAQETTRQKLAEAAVSSANAQRDQIRLQARTQEADRAGQAAGIAQAQAAQSQQNNLNAQAQTVAVQLQAQNQAEQARIRTYQLETQIRELHAKQTERGLVITIGDVLFDNNRAELKSGAQRDLERLSVFLKAYPERRVRVEGYADSVGSSSSNASLSGRRAESVRSALLALGVEPGRVVSQAMGETHPVASNDNAAGRQQNRRVEIVLSDESGVMASR